One Gossypium arboreum isolate Shixiya-1 chromosome 13, ASM2569848v2, whole genome shotgun sequence genomic window, gcttagtaagctcgcatgaaataataataagcaatttactaccatgctttccatagtaaaactaacccaattgtacatttacacatgttctggttaagctattttattaagtcatagtcactaaatcatttatatctagagttacagaacttcaaattaagatccgtaaattttaccaaaaactaggctcatatatctttccaccataaaattttcagaatttttggtctagcaaataagtatagtttattattgaaagtctcccctatttttctgtttgacaacttcaacctttcttcactaaaatttatttatcttatagtacaagactcagataatgttcctgtttatttttattaaaattagactcatcaaagattataatcatataaattataacccataattatttttataaaaattttaaaaatttttccaagtcagaacaggggatctcgaattcattctgacattatctcacaaaaattagaatatcacataatatacaactcttttgctccctctgtttcctttatatgaaaatagactcattaagatttaattccataatttatttgaaatttaattcaacttaaaaaatttttggtgaattttcaaattcacacaactgctgctgtccaacactatgtTACTACTAAAATttactcttacataatttcacttaatccattttgtcttatcgaagttcactcaaatattgagcatattgctcaaaattttcttaaacatatacctgcacttattcatcatataatcatgttcacatgtatttttacttaatcgattttcccgttgaactcttcggaataataactgatactcagttgcctgcacatattttaacacttgtagccaaagctatctcgtatgcatagtagcctgcacttagtactacacatgcgaccaattatccagtacacgtagtagcctgcacttagtactacaccgtgacctaaccatctgatacacgtagtagcctgcacttagtactacacacgtgatcaaagttatcgggtacgcatagtagcctgcacttagtactacacatgctaccaattatccggtacacatagtagcctgcacttagtactacacacgtgacctcacaatagatcattcgtttcgtttctattccgaaggctcaaccgggaaattcctcactttccaacctGTTACAATTTATttatagtcctttttcaatttgctatttacaacaaataatcattctataggcagccacatttcatatgataataaaatataataaaataaaaagaatcgataaattatttatgtacaaacttacctcggatccagaaatggcaatttaccattctagtccatgaccttgtattttcccaatttaagcccaaatctcgatttccttgatctataatatcacatttagcctactaattagtcactcatatgggtctaaaaatcatatctttacAAATTTGTATTTTAACCCCTAaagttttgcatatttgcacttttgccccaaggttcggaaattaaacttcttcctattttcttatgttttatgacatgctgatcatttttcccttctatggcaacatcaaattctcactctaacatgtacttatgaacattaggtatttttaccgattatactgttttactcgttttcacgtaaaatcgcttagcaaaagttgtttaacacaatttcaagcttcatattctaccattaaacatcaaaatacatgcatatcattcatgggtaaatttttaaacataaatcctagctcaaaataatggtagaaatgagcagatcatgttaccgggttttcaaaaatacatagaacattaaaaacggagctcagaatcacttattattaagcttggaagcttggccaaaccttaaccatggctgctcttggtacagtctgctgtagcaagaagaaagggacacatttggagtttaaaatttgtcttttaattcattttacccctaaatgaccaaaatgtcctttttactattctttcaaaatttacccaatcaaggccatttttgtccaacaagttatacaatggtttaattatcatttaaggacctcccatttaaaatttcataacaatttgatacctctaacatgtagaactcaacttttgcactttttacaatttagtcctttttactaaattgagtgcccaaacgtcgaaatttttgaacgaaattttcataaaatcatttcgtgaaatcgtagaccataaaatataataaaattgaaatttttcttatcggatttgtggtcccgaaaccactattcggactaagcccaaaatcaggatgttacactattaacaataaaataaatcctAAAGTATAGGCGGCCTAATAAATGAAGGTTTTATCCTGACTCAAAGTAATGACCACggtttttttaaaattagattagTTAGTCTTCTTAGCCATTCCGGTGGCTAATTTAGTCTTTTCAATCTGGTTATAACGTCCAAGCCAAGTTAGGGAGGTTACAAAGAGACTTAAGAGCTTACCATCTTACTGAATCCTCCTCTTTCCAAACTTGAGTCTCACATTAATCACCCCATACAGAGCTTCCATAACCTCTTCTTTTTCAAAGCAACCCAAGAAGATGTTACAAATGAGAAGGAATTTATAAACTAAATGAGAAGAATTCCTTTCTCTCTCttttacacacacacacacacacacatctTGATTTTGCACAATCTCTATAGTCCACCGTAGCCGTCAATCGCTAATTATTCTATCCCCCACTAAGGGACCAACCGGTTTCAATCTAACCAAACAATGATTGAAATCCAACTATTTTCAATCTAGCcatttaaatttttgaatattttggtAGAATCCACCATCTTGATACTTTGCTCAATTAACTCCCAATTCTCCTACAAATTCGGGTCTATATAAACTAGGTGTGACAATGGTCGTGCTTAAATGAGCAAATATGAGatttcatactcatttgtttattttagTCTACTTGGGATTCAAGGAATAAAAGATTAGACCATACAAGTGTGATTGTTTTATAACTTGTGGTGAATCTGAATATCATGGACAAATGAATATACCGTATGATGATATTATcacataaaagttattttaaaccATGACCACCTCATTGTTCTTCACTTTCCATAACTCCCAAAGTAACATAATCAAGCTGGCTAAGGCATCCCTGTTCAATTTGCACATAGCAAACTTAATCCAGCTATCAGTAGACATAGGGATGTCTaaaattgagattttttttttttttttacaaatggcCATAAAACCTTGTCATGTACTGTTTTTAAGGGTGTTTTACCTCTTGCTTAATAAAATTCATCTTTGcttagccaaaaaaaaaaaaggcgtaATGTTTAATTTTATAGTTACTTAATCTCTATTtttctatatatatttaatttatttcaagcTATACTATTTGAAGATTCGACACTAAAAGAATTCTTTATGGTACATATTGAAATTAAGGGAAGAAATGACAACAATAAAATTTGAACCTAATTTTTAGATATAAATgtgttataatttttaatttataaaactcAACaacaataaattttatattttcttattAATAAAGTAGTATCATGTATAAATTTATTCTTTTTATcaaataaattttgttatttgattatatataaaatgagaaaaatatgaATTTTGTGTGCATACGTATGCGTATATATCACAAGTGATCAATTAAATgtatacaaatttaaaaaaaccaCAGAAATCTATTTATATAACATTAAAAAAGTAatgagaaaaataataatatgataaaataataatcaaaccaaaaaaaaaaagaaagaaaatcaaagtctaactGGACGCAATGGCAACACAACTTTCCTTGGTACatttttttttccagaatttaaattattttaaataatttaaaatttgcaatatatataaaagaaacaaccCTTTACTTTTAACCTTTTGTTCTGTATTACTGTTTACGAGTAGGGATGATGATATCACCACCACTTAGTGGTGAATTCGAGGGAAGCGCTGTCAGATgcggaaatttttttatttataccattatataatatataaaattttaaattaacaatgataatttttaaaaatttataaaaattaaattattaaaatattaaaataatatattttattatcataaaaatatactACTTAATTctaattcttaaaattttttcaGACTTCAACCTCTTACTAAACCCTAGATAACAAAAGCTGGTAAGTAACAACAAAGGTGAGAGAATGAAGAATTATTTTATTACATAAGTAAACTCCTGACAATGGCTGCTTGGTCTTTATCAGTGTCTATGGAAGCTAACAGCTGGGATAAGCGGTCGCTTAGGTCCTCTACCTCTTTGTGTAAGTTTCTTATATAATCGCAAGTCTCTTGTAAGACCTTGGAAGCTGATGCCTAAAGAATAATTAAGAAAAAGAATTATTAAAAGCAAGATTAATTTTGAAGAGTAAAAACATTTGATTGTGAGATCTAAACAGAATGCATGCTATAAGGGAACAACTTGAGACCCACATCTCATATATGCTCGACAACATGTAACGAGAACCGCACATAGTCCAACTAATGACTTCAACTATTTCTATTCTCGTATTCAGAAAAATAAGAGAGAAAAAACCAAATAAAATATGATACGAAGTTGGTTGATTAATCGATTAAAGAGAGGATTATTTGGTTAAattgatttttctaattttttttaaaatctcaTTGCTAGAATTATGTACAAATGGGAGGCaacagaaaagaaacaaaaagatgaAAGAAATGTTGGTTTTTTGTTAGGTGGAAGGAGAGTTCTGGGGGTGCACCTTGTGGGAGCGCCTTGCACAAAGCTCAGGGATAAGCTGTTGCAATTTGGATACAAGATGGGTGATTTGATCATCGCTGATGCTGGAAACACCTGAACCTGATCTTCTGCCTGACATTGTTGACGGGATGTTGTTTTGTCAGAAATGTctatctctctctatatatagaTCTATGAGAAGTGAAGTTGAGGAAAGGGCAAAGAGACGATGTTAAGGAGGGAGATGAGTAAGCTTTGGTGGTGAAGAGACAAATTGCATGGAAGGAAGCAGCGGGCTATGGCTCTTATTTATATAGGCTAACTCACCCTAATCATttccttttttctctcttttttcttttcaaatgtgTGTGCTTGAACGTACATAAAaggaaaaaacaaaagaaaaaggggaATTACAGTTCATGCGTCTTGGATAGGGATAGACAACAACCCTCCTGTGCCCCTCAAAATTACGCcttgtcttttttttttattattttcttttagttgtaattccttttttttttgtaagtgtttttctgaaaaatttggatgaaattgtaattaaattttcaaatcatattttgataggataaatattaaaattaatagaatataataaataaaatttaatccaAGTCATCAATTTTTATAGTTGAAGATTTAGCTATTTGAGTTTCGACaagttaattattaaattaacttttcttttcaagttaaatttaaattttgaatttgaaaagagaaatacattttattttgttaaattaaatttatgaacctttttgataaaaaatataacTTAGTTTTGAAATTATATTAATGGTAAAAGACTTAAAATTAATAGAAACTAAAACAACAAAAAAGAAGTTAAAGtcaattcatcataaatttttaattcatgaaaaatataaaaatagtaaaaattacgTCATAGTTTAGTAGGTTGAGTTTTGataaattgattgttaaattaaatctaaaatattaaactaattaactttTTCACCGATTAAGTTTTAATatgggtaaattataaaaataatttttttatttattttatgttatattttagtaACTTAGGTTTGAAATactatattttagtcacttacattatcgcATTGTGACAATTTAGTCATTGAGCTGTTAATTTCTGCTAATGGTGTAACAGTAAGATGACGTGACacgttaaataattattttaaacaaaaaatttaagttaatttatataattggtccccatatttttttgttttgagcaatttaatttttttctttattttctattcCCTTCTGCTTCTCCCCATGTTTTCCTCCATTCTCCATAccttttaacgtagtttttctatattttctatttgctaaaacttttttttatatttggatGCTTAACATGTTTCAAAGAAAGATTCAAACAAGCTGGAATTCACCATTTGTACCTCTGCACCAAATGTACCTAGACTACCACCAATCTTCACACTTCACATCTTCTTCTTTTACAAATCATACCAGGCAAATTTTTGGCTATTAATCTCCACCAAAACCTTATCAAGCTGTTTGGAATAAGCTAATGGCTTTAAAAACGTTAATGTGGTAATGGTTCTAGTTCTTTAAATGGAAAGAAACTTAGTCCAAGATTGTTTTACTCTATATTCCTTCATTGTCTAAACATCAATTATCTCTTGGTCATAATTACAAACAACACATACGCGCCCTTCCAGGGCTGCCGCATCTAACAGATAGTTCTTATTGGCACATTCGGGTTGAAACACTTCAATAAACTCCTCATTTTCAAGATCGAAACCCACAATCCTATTCCTCAGTCCCAATTGAATTCTTGGAGGCATCACCCAATGTAAAACCCCACCAACAAGCACACCATAGCCTCGCCTTTGCGTTAGATGGTAGAAAAATTGATACATAAACCCAAGATAATGGGGGAGCTTAGTGATTTTCCTCCGAGAGTCATTTTTTAAACTATAAATCTTAAACTCATAATCGTAAAATATACCTTCATCATCTTCATAGTCACTTTTATTGAACTGTACCATCCTCACAACCTTGTAATCATTGGTTCTTTTAACGTagcttttcttttaaatttgttttgaatataaataattcaatttatgtttagatttaattaaggatatgatttttatattgattagttaGATCCAATTTTACTTTCAAAAATAGGTTATATCAAATCGATATTTGATTAAGAATGATTGTTATTCGGCTTTGAGTAAAATTCAATTTAGgaatcatgtaaaagaaacaacgACTTGGTTTATTTAGTGGGCAAAGATGATGTTTATGCAGTGAAGAATATcggaagagagaaaaagaaaagggaaaaaagaaaagaaaaataaagaaataaaaagaaaaaattaaattgttaaaaaaaagtataaggactagttttaacaaatgaaaaacataGGGAACTACATTAAAAGACATGGAGAAGGAAGGAAAACAAAGGGAGAAACGAAatagaatggaaaataaagaaaaaaaaaaaggaaagttagaagaatataaaaagaaaaaaattaaaatgctcaaaataaaaaaaaatagggaCCAATTGTAGAATTTAACCTAGAATTTTCATTTAAAATGATAACTTAATGTGCCACGTAAGCTTACCGTTACATGTTAACGACAATTaacggctcagtgactaaaatgttacaacatgataacgtaagtgactaaaatgtaacatttcaaacataattaactaaaatgtaacttgagacaaacaaaagtgactattttagtagtttaccttttatatttattttttaggtgagtatttgataaactgatcatttatattttttaatttcttatttaaaaaatttctactaaaattgaaaaatataaataacaTGTGACACCATTTTGTTTTGGGGCATTATTTAAGGGTAAGGGATTTCAATTAGTTggataaaatagtaaaatacattgtattaaatttgaattattttattaaaagagATAATTATAAATTAGGAAAAGTTAGTTTTTGAAAATGATAAAATCAacataaaacacattttaattttataaaaaataaaagaaaggacgaaaaggacaaaaaaaaaaaaggaaaagggaTCCTGACCTACAAAGCTTAGGGTAAATAAGCAAGTGGAATAAATTAAAAAGGGCAAACGTGATGGATAAATCACCCTAACTAGGCACAACCTCACATTCTCTTAGTACTTCCTATCATTTGAATTTTAATACCTACAGTTCTATCTCCATGTTCTTTACACCCAAAAAATTTGAATCATGGGATATTTTTTAAAAACTGAAATGTTTATAAAATTCATATGaactaatatataatatttttattttccactttatagtttatttttaaaaatatttttttgtcacTATTAAACATTTGgaataattaaatttaagttttaaacattaaaaagtgTTCACAGAATCAACATACAACtagtaattttattttacaaaaataaaataacttaattacTTATTGTTATCATGAGAATACAATATatcaaattttcaaacacatgATTCACAATAATCACACTAACAATACAATTTCTAAATaaaattgtttaatttttaatcaaTATTCAAGAAAATCATGATTATAATAAATACAATCAATTCTAATTTCTTGAAGGAGTTGTATTAGTCAACCTTTAACAATTCTTGTCCGATCACGATGTTAGGAatctcataaaaattaatatcccataattatttaataaataaacaattaaatattGCATAAAAATCCTAATTGATCATAAAAAGCTACAATCCTTATTTTCTAGAGATAAATCAATGAAGCTTAAAAAAAAGTTGTTATCGAATTAGGGAAACCCACTTGAAATTATCGAAAGATTGAACATTTATTGTCACAACCCGATATATGTACGGTTAAGAATATAGATTAAGCATGAAATGAGTTATAGGCTTAATGATTAAGTGTAGAGAATCCATCCTAGAGACCCAAGTTCAAGCCCCCctttcccttttatttttataaattttgacaAGCTTTGGGTAATTTACTTGTGCCACCCCTAGGGTTTACAAACCCTAGCTATTTAAGCATCTTTTTCCTACTTTGATCTTGACATTGCCTCTATTCAAAATTCTAATAAAATTAACTTtccacctttttcttttcttttcccctaTTCTTGCACCATATTTTCACCTTTGTGCTGTCGAGTCTGTTTCCTTTAATGAATCATCCCCTGTTCATTCGTTTCTAACGGCGTATAGATCTTTCGTCGAATAACATCCGTTATCTTTGCCAAACATAGGTAAGTTCACTTCGTTAATGGTTAGATATTGTATTTCTGTTGTACAATTATCTTGCGTTAATTTTTCAATTCGATTAATCAATCTTTTTCGGATCTTGTCAAAATCTTGACACCAATTGTTAATTCATGTGTATTTGTCATTGAAGGAATGGATCAGGGTGAATCAGATCAAAATTGATCGTGAGGGTTGTCAATCGGACTCTTCATGAAAGGTGTGTGTTCTTTACCAAGCGAATCGATGGTAAACCGTGTGTAGATTTAGGGTCACACAGTTCCCCATAAAGGCATGTCGACAACACAAGAGGACCATACGACCATGTGCACTTGTAAATCTTAGTTTAGGTTGTGAATCACATGACCTCGCCTgttacacggcctgccacacggtCATAAACCCCCTTCCACACAACGGCCTGACCACAAGAccatgtgacccttgttttgtaatttttcctaaaaatttataatttgtatAGTTTAGTTCTTCTATGGTCTCCAAATTTTTTTTAGAGTTTTTTACACTCAATTGAGACCCTGATATTATGAATTTTTTGGAATATGTGATCTGATTGACTGAATcattattgttatatttatgaTGTGTGATTGGTACATGCCTCTCATCACTGAGTACTTGATAATCTGTTACTGTTGTCATTGCTTCTGTATTACTGATTGCATGTTTAGCATGCCTACTGCTAATGTTAAACTGATTGCATTGTAAGCATGACTATTGTTTCTATATTGTACTCTTACTAGCATGCCATGTTGCATAGCATGGGGATTGGGATGATTTGAAAGGGGGAAGTACTGACAGTTTTAGATTTGCAAATattggtggtttatccacaacttACAGGCAGTTAATCTGCAatctttttataaaaaaattactagTGGTTTACCCACAATTTTACTGGTTGTTCATCTATAATTAATGATGGTTTATCCACAATGcatgtgtagggatggatgagtTCTAAGAAACTCTTACTATGATATGTAGCGGAGAACGGGTAGGAACCATTATTGTTAAACACGAATTGCATTGACATTCATAAGTATGCTCAAATAATCTGACAAACTCCATATTACTATACGATTATGATTGTTCTTAGAACTGTTAATTTGTATGTCATGTCTACTGTTTTGCACTGATTTTCATGTGCATAGACTCACACTGTTTAAGCTTTCCCATTTAATTTCCTCCTTTATAGATAACCTATAAGGTTAGGGCACCGACTCAGCATTTAGAGGGCTTGTCTCggatagttttttttttcaataaaagtATTTTAGACATATTATTTACATTTTCTGTTATTTGGGAATCATATTGTTTTATTTGAACTATGTCATGAGActtaaattttaggttaattttggCATGCATGACATTTAAGTTGGTTAGGTTATTGAATATTGGAATTTAATTAAATATGCctgaaatatgatttttaaatagaAACCCTGTCGATTATCACTTTTTTGCTGCAATATTATGGATGAGTTTTTGAGTATTAGATAAATGGGAATACAACTTTTGCGAAATTaacattaaaatcaaatcatttttcttaaaatttgtaTCATTTAGTGAAAAAAGATATCACgctaagtttttttttcttttcttcaaaggTAGGCAAATGTTTTAAAAAGGTCTGTTTTAAAACTCTGATAATTTTATTAGGCCATTTCGGTGGCCAATGTAGCCTTTAGAATCTAGCTATAATGTCTAAGTCGAGTTAGGGAGGTTACATTTGGttgtattagagccaggttgttCAAAACTTGGattgttgatttttttaaataagtCTACATGCATGTCTTAAGAAGGGGTATTTTGGGAAAAATTATGCCACAAACTTTTGAAAATGATTTACTTCAAAAAAATTGAACCCGAGACTTCAATGTCGATCCTAACGTAGAACTTTGTTTTTCTGAAAACTATAGTCAAACTGATACATGCATGGATGGGGTggaatttattaaatttcattcacCGAAGTTGCTAATTTTCAAGTTTGGGAAATCCGCACACTTGTGACAACTTTTTGGATAGGATCTAGGCATTTTTGGGTTGATAAGTCTCATTTCATTCGAAGATCCATCTCTTATCGTCAAAATACATtttgaatcactcgattttgagtttgggagctcaagttatgaccattttagtGAAGACTGCGCGAGCAGAATTTCTTGACGGGATTATGATGGGAATTACAAATTTTAGACTTTTAATTCGAGTTCAAATCATATTGGGTTCGGGTTttaagcttaatttttattatatatgagccaaatatgatatttattatctcttattattttattattattttattacgaatttttataataaaacaacttcttatttagattaattagagttttagTATAATTTAGAGTTTTATTTGGATGTACTTATTAAACaaacaatttttttattaataaagtTTTTAACTCTAGAAGTTTGTTTCTTTGTGCAAGATTTCcttcttatgatttttaaaagtagTTTTCTTTTCGATTTTCTTCAAGGAGTCATGGGAATTCATTCTCTACCCTTCAATTTGCTATGGATTATTTTTGAAGGGTTGATTAGAGCCATTAATTGAGTTTGTTGATATTTATATATCAAAAGGATTTATCCTTTTGTCTATCGTATCCATCAGTTTACCGTTCTATCTTTCACTtttctttaatatatattttcactatttagttattattatgaatatttatcctttattttttaaaaattttcttatttttcttatttcctttgttattttctaaatttattttgtttcttccttTTAGGTCACATCTAAATCTTTCCTTCTTAAGTCGAACAACTTGAAATCAATCTTTCTTACGCTTCCTCCACTCTTTTTCCCTATCACAAACTTTAGACTAAAAACTGTAAATTTTAGACAATAAACACTTAGGAAAAATAGCTAATGCTTGAACTTctttttgaaaaatatagatttaCTTTAGATAAAAAGACTTCTGATTAATTATCATACTTTTGAAATATAGATATACTCTAAACTCTAAATCTTCAAGAATTCATTATAAGCACTCGAGGCAGATGTGGTA contains:
- the LOC108487933 gene encoding transcription factor PRE6-like; protein product: MSGRRSGSGVSSISDDQITHLVSKLQQLIPELCARRSHKASASKVLQETCDYIRNLHKEVEDLSDRLSQLLASIDTDKDQAAIVRSLLM